The following proteins are encoded in a genomic region of Alteromonadaceae bacterium 2753L.S.0a.02:
- a CDS encoding cytochrome c peroxidase — MKTGIVLQSITWILTATLSQIALATQRLPEAPEDSDYYFNGSQAPAKVKLGQLLFFDKILSGNENISCATCHHSLTGTGDGLSLPSGEGALGLGVTRDTGSGADTIHERVPRNAPPVFNLGAKEFVAMFHDGRVAVDAEQPSGFASPAGANLPMNLDNVLAAQAMFPVTSATEMAGQLAENPQADLAAAGNLPGVWALLAAKLQAIPEYVDLFKAAFSDVTSASDITYVHAANAISAFEAVAWRFDNSPFDEYLRGANGSDSPLAPRARKGAMLFYGKAECSTCHMGKFQTDHQFHAIAMPQVGPGKGDGDAGNEDFGRERVTGLAEDRYRFRTPTLRNVALTPPYGHDGAFNTLRGMVEHHLNTLNSLFSYDVEQIVVPSSPTLDAIDRSAMANQAIVSNIATANELAPIELNEQEIQQILAFLYALSDPSALDLRNAVPQRVPSGLAIFD; from the coding sequence ATGAAAACGGGAATTGTTTTACAAAGTATTACCTGGATTTTAACAGCGACGCTGAGCCAGATCGCTCTCGCTACACAACGCCTTCCCGAAGCACCTGAAGATAGTGATTACTATTTCAACGGTAGCCAGGCACCCGCCAAAGTGAAACTCGGGCAGTTACTTTTCTTCGATAAAATACTCAGTGGCAATGAAAACATTTCTTGCGCGACCTGTCATCACTCGCTAACCGGCACTGGCGATGGCCTGTCACTACCCTCAGGCGAGGGCGCCCTTGGCCTGGGGGTTACCCGCGATACCGGCTCTGGCGCCGATACCATTCATGAACGCGTTCCACGCAATGCACCACCAGTGTTTAATCTTGGCGCAAAAGAATTTGTTGCCATGTTCCATGATGGCAGAGTGGCAGTTGATGCAGAACAGCCCTCGGGTTTTGCATCTCCGGCAGGTGCGAACTTACCCATGAACCTCGACAACGTGCTAGCGGCACAAGCCATGTTCCCTGTCACTTCGGCAACTGAGATGGCGGGACAATTGGCCGAGAACCCGCAGGCAGACCTCGCCGCCGCCGGCAATCTGCCTGGTGTCTGGGCGTTACTCGCGGCTAAGCTGCAGGCGATACCGGAGTACGTGGATTTATTCAAAGCAGCGTTTAGCGATGTGACTTCTGCGTCTGATATTACTTATGTGCACGCCGCCAACGCCATATCTGCTTTCGAGGCGGTTGCCTGGCGTTTCGACAATTCTCCCTTCGACGAGTATTTGCGAGGCGCAAATGGCAGCGACTCGCCTTTGGCTCCACGCGCTAGAAAAGGCGCCATGCTGTTTTATGGGAAAGCCGAATGCTCCACTTGTCACATGGGTAAATTCCAAACTGACCATCAGTTTCACGCCATTGCCATGCCGCAGGTCGGGCCCGGTAAAGGTGACGGAGACGCAGGCAACGAAGACTTCGGCCGGGAACGGGTAACAGGTTTAGCTGAGGACCGCTACCGTTTTCGCACACCAACCTTGCGTAATGTGGCATTGACACCACCCTATGGGCACGACGGCGCCTTCAATACCCTGCGCGGTATGGTGGAACATCATTTGAATACGCTGAACTCGCTATTCAGTTACGACGTTGAACAAATTGTGGTGCCCTCTAGCCCCACGTTGGATGCAATTGACCGCTCCGCGATGGCCAACCAAGCGATAGTCAGTAACATCGCGACCGCCAATGAATTAGCGCCAATTGAATTAAACGAGCAGGAAATACAGCAAATTCTTGCGTTTTTGTACGCGTTGTCTGACCCGTCGGCATTGGATCTTCGCAATGCTGTACCACAGCGGGTGCCCAGCGGTCTGGCGATTTTTGACTAA
- a CDS encoding diguanylate cyclase (GGDEF)-like protein, which translates to MKPLLSLLLAMIATAIAILAYDILPLRRLSLIPGDANISLFKDNNGSTAVWLNFDNHHFKCTYSEKQANYKFCGLDIGLGVGEGGLNGVDLSDYESIKLRISYRGAAKVLRVYARQAMRNLPAGVSKDNRMKYNNVFIPVNDLQPELSIQLNEFSVAEWWLRAARMPRELSQVEFSNIVNIGVDAPYPAPNGDHEFVIYELSVLGPYIRRENWYLCVIALWFLVLMARSLKQYQVLRSQVQSKQHLLEDALDRTEHLAEESQHYRELSLIDPLTNIYNRRGITQAGLQIDDSDAEVGVSIVMIDIDFFKRINDLYGHDLGDDILKSVSAVLLACTRNTDRVGRWGGEEFLVICPNTGPKQVLALTEHLLEDIHKITTPDGEHITVSIGVTSSEKFKLDDAIVQADKALYDAKRQGRNRVCVYEALK; encoded by the coding sequence ATGAAGCCACTACTCTCCCTTCTTTTGGCGATGATTGCGACTGCCATTGCCATTCTCGCTTACGATATTCTGCCATTACGCAGGTTGTCGCTAATTCCCGGCGATGCCAATATATCGCTTTTTAAAGACAACAACGGCAGTACTGCGGTTTGGTTGAACTTTGATAATCATCACTTTAAGTGTACTTACTCTGAAAAACAGGCGAATTATAAATTTTGTGGCTTGGATATTGGTTTGGGAGTGGGGGAAGGTGGTCTAAATGGCGTCGACCTGTCCGATTACGAAAGCATAAAACTTCGTATTAGCTATCGAGGTGCCGCAAAGGTGCTGCGGGTGTATGCCCGGCAGGCGATGAGAAACCTGCCTGCGGGTGTTAGCAAAGATAATCGAATGAAATACAACAATGTCTTCATTCCAGTAAACGACCTGCAACCCGAACTGAGCATACAGCTCAATGAATTTTCAGTGGCTGAGTGGTGGTTACGCGCCGCGCGAATGCCTCGAGAATTATCTCAAGTTGAATTTAGCAATATTGTTAACATAGGTGTCGATGCGCCCTACCCAGCACCCAACGGCGATCACGAATTTGTCATTTATGAACTCTCGGTACTCGGGCCCTATATCCGCCGCGAAAACTGGTATTTATGCGTTATTGCGCTTTGGTTTCTTGTGCTTATGGCGCGTAGCCTGAAGCAATATCAGGTACTGCGTTCGCAGGTTCAATCGAAACAGCATTTGCTCGAGGATGCTCTGGACCGCACAGAACATCTTGCTGAAGAGTCACAGCACTATCGGGAATTGTCGCTGATCGACCCACTTACGAATATCTACAATCGTCGCGGTATCACTCAGGCGGGCTTACAAATTGACGATTCCGACGCAGAGGTCGGCGTGAGTATCGTTATGATTGATATCGATTTTTTCAAGCGTATCAACGATCTCTACGGTCATGATTTGGGGGATGATATTCTCAAATCGGTCTCCGCTGTGTTGCTTGCATGTACCCGCAATACCGACAGGGTCGGGCGCTGGGGTGGCGAAGAATTCTTAGTGATATGCCCGAACACTGGCCCCAAGCAAGTGCTCGCCCTTACCGAACATCTCCTTGAGGATATTCATAAAATCACCACTCCCGACGGCGAGCACATTACAGTGAGCATTGGTGTTACCTCATCAGAGAAATTCAAGTTAGATGACGCCATCGTTCAGGCCGACAAAGCCCTCTACGACGCCAAGCGCCAAGGGCGCAATCGTGTTTGTGTCTACGAAGCACTGAAGTAG
- a CDS encoding glycosyl hydrolase family 97, with protein sequence MIHQPYWQIIAVFISVSVFAGNQAQRFVASPNQEIAVFTQIDSDGALFYSINYRGIEVIEPSRLGVVFKDANLEDRDFSNGLRLQRRSKITFHQEQYHLLHGKQREIKYLANEQTLTIQNTAGHKIQVIFRVSDDGVAFKYRLLGKPSEWVTFDRELTSFKFPKKSLAWLQPVAVAQTGWNHTNPSYEEHYQMGIPADRASPSPAGWVFPALFKVNETWIALTEAGMNGSYHASRLWPESPKGEYRLGLPMPAEVFTKGELLASGALPFESPWRIVALGDLATLVESTLGTDLADPAIVAEDFVKPGLASWSWALLKDDSVNFETQKQFIDFASEMHWPYTLVDVGWDTRIGRQKIAELVKYAKAKNVGLLLWYNSSGDWNTTSYTPKSVLLTEERRRNEFAWLQNIGVKGIKIDFFAGDGKSMMGYYNALAKDAADFGLVVNYHGSTLPRGMHRTYPNLLSMEAVHGFEMITFNQHSADVAPRHMAMLPFTRNLFDPMDFTPTAFSKIPGIQKRTHDSFELALPVLFLSGLQHIAETPEGMLKIPRAVKALLQDMPVVWDETRFVAGYPGDYVVLARRQDKTWYVAGINARKTPLNLMLNLGFIAQCQGVLITDDEHTRLAATSLRSGENFALSLKPSSGFVAKFK encoded by the coding sequence ATGATCCACCAACCCTACTGGCAAATTATTGCAGTATTTATAAGTGTTTCAGTGTTTGCCGGTAATCAAGCGCAGCGGTTTGTTGCGAGCCCGAATCAGGAAATTGCTGTTTTTACCCAAATTGATAGCGACGGCGCGCTTTTTTACTCGATTAATTACCGCGGTATTGAGGTTATTGAGCCATCCCGTCTTGGGGTGGTATTTAAAGACGCCAATTTGGAAGATCGGGACTTTTCCAATGGCCTGCGTTTACAGCGACGCAGCAAAATTACGTTCCATCAGGAGCAATATCATCTACTGCATGGCAAACAACGGGAAATTAAATATCTCGCCAATGAGCAGACGCTCACCATTCAAAATACTGCAGGCCATAAAATTCAGGTTATTTTTCGAGTATCCGACGATGGCGTGGCCTTTAAATATCGGCTCCTCGGAAAGCCTTCAGAATGGGTGACCTTTGATCGCGAACTCACAAGCTTTAAATTTCCGAAAAAATCTTTGGCGTGGTTGCAACCTGTAGCGGTCGCGCAAACCGGTTGGAATCACACGAACCCCTCTTATGAAGAGCACTACCAGATGGGGATACCCGCGGACAGGGCATCGCCGTCTCCTGCGGGATGGGTTTTTCCCGCGTTGTTCAAAGTGAATGAAACCTGGATTGCCCTTACAGAGGCTGGCATGAATGGCAGTTATCACGCTTCTCGTTTATGGCCTGAATCTCCAAAAGGAGAATACCGCTTAGGCTTACCCATGCCCGCCGAAGTGTTCACCAAGGGTGAGTTACTCGCAAGTGGAGCGCTTCCCTTTGAATCACCGTGGCGGATTGTAGCCTTGGGAGATTTGGCTACGCTGGTTGAGTCCACACTCGGTACTGATCTGGCCGATCCCGCAATTGTCGCAGAAGATTTTGTAAAACCTGGTTTGGCATCCTGGAGTTGGGCTTTGCTCAAAGATGATTCAGTCAATTTCGAAACCCAAAAACAATTTATTGATTTTGCGTCGGAAATGCATTGGCCCTATACCTTGGTGGATGTTGGTTGGGATACCCGCATAGGCAGACAGAAAATTGCGGAACTTGTGAAGTACGCGAAAGCCAAAAACGTTGGCTTGTTGTTGTGGTATAACTCTTCAGGTGATTGGAATACGACGAGTTACACACCTAAAAGTGTATTGCTCACTGAAGAGCGTCGGCGAAACGAATTTGCCTGGCTTCAAAATATAGGTGTAAAGGGAATAAAAATTGATTTCTTCGCCGGCGATGGCAAATCGATGATGGGGTACTACAATGCACTCGCCAAAGATGCCGCAGATTTTGGCTTAGTGGTGAACTATCATGGCTCGACACTACCGCGAGGCATGCATCGTACCTACCCCAATTTACTCAGCATGGAGGCTGTGCACGGTTTTGAGATGATAACCTTCAACCAGCATTCTGCCGATGTCGCCCCCCGGCATATGGCAATGCTGCCGTTTACCCGAAATTTATTCGACCCGATGGACTTTACGCCTACTGCATTTAGTAAAATACCGGGCATTCAAAAACGCACTCATGATAGCTTTGAGTTGGCATTACCTGTTTTGTTTCTTTCAGGTTTGCAACACATCGCTGAAACACCAGAGGGAATGTTAAAAATACCGCGTGCGGTGAAGGCGTTGCTGCAGGACATGCCCGTTGTCTGGGATGAAACCCGCTTTGTCGCGGGCTATCCTGGAGATTACGTAGTTCTAGCACGTAGGCAGGATAAAACCTGGTATGTTGCTGGAATTAATGCACGTAAAACCCCTTTGAATCTTATGCTGAATTTGGGCTTTATCGCACAGTGCCAAGGTGTGTTAATAACGGATGACGAACACACCAGGCTAGCGGCAACATCCCTGAGGAGCGGTGAAAACTTTGCCTTGAGTTTAAAACCCAGTAGCGGCTTTGTTGCCAAATTCAAGTAG
- a CDS encoding putative acetyltransferase, protein MKVSLQIIEPHSRPILENLFQYYMYDLEEFVMRGLEPDGRYSYDFSLHDVYWQSEQHTPYFILQHGNLVGFALVRMQQGYEPTLCYDMEQYFVLRSYRKLGVGKSAFHQIATLHPGTWQIRVLPNSRGALSFWLAAVREVVDGECRLSQEDDHNHLMNFIRFTTKPAQR, encoded by the coding sequence ATGAAAGTTTCTTTGCAAATAATTGAACCGCATTCAAGGCCAATACTGGAAAATCTTTTCCAGTATTACATGTATGATCTGGAAGAGTTTGTGATGCGCGGTCTCGAACCCGATGGACGTTACAGTTACGACTTTTCATTACATGATGTTTACTGGCAGTCTGAACAGCATACGCCCTATTTTATTTTGCAACACGGCAATCTAGTGGGTTTTGCGCTAGTGCGTATGCAGCAAGGTTATGAGCCGACCCTTTGCTATGACATGGAACAATATTTTGTCTTGCGATCCTACCGTAAACTTGGCGTGGGTAAATCGGCGTTTCACCAGATCGCGACACTTCATCCTGGCACTTGGCAAATCAGGGTTTTACCAAACAGTCGAGGTGCGCTGAGTTTTTGGTTGGCTGCGGTACGTGAGGTAGTTGATGGTGAATGCCGTTTAAGCCAGGAGGATGATCACAATCATCTTATGAATTTTATTCGTTTCACTACGAAGCCGGCACAGCGTTAA
- a CDS encoding glutathione-regulated potassium-efflux system ancillary protein KefC/glutathione-regulated potassium-efflux system protein KefB has protein sequence MCTFNPHLLFADLLPTIYVSPLAEVGALVELHFLIDTIVLLGTAVVAVPVFQSIKLGAIPGFLIAGFLLGPSVLGYFRHINDIRHLAELGVVLLLFVIGIELRPSHFWRMRHQVFGLGSAQLGITTLALSFAISQLFDLRLSEAILIGAALSLSSTAFVLQLLAERRALKTTHGRSALAILLLQDLAVVPLLVFVSILTHKQQNFAFDMLIAVAESAAILLFVIFAARYVLNPLLTLLARFGSTDIFTATALLLVLGFAVVFESLGLSLAMGAFVAGLLIGDSSFRHQISAEVEPFRSLLLGLFFMTMGMSLNLATLLNYPVAIFASLLGLLLVKGLIIWLLARAFGIAEHAATALGLLLSQSGEFALVLFAEAYSNNIVSMELFQSLLVVVLLSMLATPVLNAVAQFALSKKSEETQATIASQSLHDGEQPALLIVGFGRMGHRIAELLERLHIPYVAIDNNITLVNEARRRGRPVYYGDAQKPEVLRAAGAPQAPLAIVAIDHLEGAEKVVTSLHSAFPDLPIFARGHNRARCRQLRACGATATISETFEASSEIAREALLLIGLEKQQIEATLANFKRDYYAAIEKP, from the coding sequence GTGTGCACTTTTAACCCTCACTTGCTCTTCGCCGACCTATTGCCCACAATTTATGTATCGCCCCTCGCTGAGGTAGGTGCTCTTGTGGAATTACATTTCCTGATCGACACCATAGTATTACTCGGAACTGCGGTTGTCGCAGTGCCAGTCTTCCAAAGTATAAAACTAGGCGCCATACCGGGGTTTTTAATCGCCGGTTTTCTCCTCGGCCCCTCGGTTCTGGGTTACTTCAGACATATTAACGATATTCGTCACCTCGCGGAGCTCGGTGTGGTGCTCTTGCTCTTTGTGATCGGTATTGAATTGCGCCCCTCGCATTTTTGGCGTATGCGACATCAGGTGTTTGGGCTTGGCAGTGCTCAACTAGGGATCACTACTCTAGCGCTCAGCTTCGCTATCTCTCAACTTTTCGACCTTCGTCTGTCTGAGGCAATTCTCATCGGAGCGGCTTTATCATTATCTTCCACAGCCTTCGTGTTGCAATTGCTCGCCGAGCGGCGCGCCCTAAAAACAACACACGGGCGTTCCGCACTGGCCATTTTGCTGTTGCAAGACCTCGCTGTTGTGCCGCTGTTGGTTTTTGTTTCGATTCTTACCCACAAGCAGCAAAACTTCGCATTTGACATGCTAATTGCCGTCGCAGAGAGTGCCGCGATTCTGCTGTTTGTTATTTTTGCGGCACGCTATGTGCTCAACCCACTGCTCACTTTACTGGCGCGTTTCGGTTCTACCGATATTTTTACGGCAACCGCGCTATTGCTCGTGCTTGGTTTTGCGGTGGTCTTTGAAAGCCTTGGCTTATCGCTGGCCATGGGCGCCTTTGTCGCCGGCTTATTAATTGGTGACTCTTCTTTCCGCCATCAGATAAGTGCCGAAGTAGAGCCATTTCGCAGCCTACTTCTTGGCTTGTTTTTTATGACGATGGGCATGTCACTGAACCTCGCAACGCTACTTAACTACCCTGTCGCAATTTTCGCTTCGCTGCTCGGCTTATTGCTCGTCAAAGGCCTAATTATCTGGTTACTGGCTCGCGCTTTTGGTATCGCCGAGCACGCTGCCACAGCATTGGGACTGCTGCTGTCACAAAGCGGTGAATTTGCCCTGGTCTTATTTGCTGAAGCCTACAGCAACAATATTGTTTCCATGGAGCTGTTTCAGTCACTGTTGGTGGTCGTGCTGCTCAGCATGCTCGCCACCCCAGTGCTTAACGCCGTTGCCCAATTTGCTCTCTCAAAAAAAAGCGAGGAAACTCAAGCAACTATTGCCAGTCAGTCGCTTCACGATGGCGAGCAACCTGCTCTGCTCATTGTTGGATTTGGCCGCATGGGGCATCGCATCGCAGAGCTGCTGGAAAGATTGCACATTCCTTACGTGGCTATCGATAATAACATCACCCTGGTCAATGAAGCGCGACGCCGCGGGAGACCAGTGTACTATGGCGACGCCCAAAAGCCGGAAGTACTGCGCGCTGCGGGTGCCCCCCAGGCGCCACTGGCAATCGTCGCCATTGATCATTTGGAAGGGGCAGAAAAAGTTGTTACTTCATTGCATTCAGCCTTTCCGGATTTACCCATTTTCGCCCGCGGCCACAATCGCGCTCGCTGCCGGCAGCTGCGCGCCTGTGGTGCCACTGCCACAATTTCTGAAACCTTTGAAGCCAGTTCGGAAATCGCACGTGAAGCCTTGCTACTGATTGGTTTGGAAAAACAACAGATTGAAGCGACGCTCGCCAATTTCAAACGCGATTATTATGCCGCCATCGAAAAACCTTGA
- a CDS encoding CBS domain containing-hemolysin-like protein yields MGLLLLFLALALGVSFLCSILEAVLLSVTPGYIASENARGNPNGKRWQTIKHNIDRALAAILSLNTIAHTVGAAGVGAQASHVFGEAYFGVISAVLTLLILVISEIIPKTLGAGHWQRLAPLCGRILEIVEWTMLPLVILSQGITRLFSREPGHHQVSRDEIAALAWAGENQGVLIPQEAAVIRSILQVRNLTAKDIMTPRTVIASLDESLTVNQALQNTLVLRFSRIPIYKETPDKIYAFVRKDEILANAARGEGGSLIKNLQRPLLTVLENTPLLTLVRDMTVNHYSLTLVVTEYGDVLGLLTIEDLVETMLGLEIVDETDSHPDMQKLARKLWEKRSKQVGM; encoded by the coding sequence ATGGGATTGCTGTTACTGTTTTTAGCCTTGGCTTTGGGCGTATCATTTTTATGCTCAATTCTCGAAGCAGTGTTGCTAAGCGTAACACCAGGTTATATCGCCAGCGAAAATGCCAGGGGTAACCCTAACGGAAAGCGTTGGCAAACCATCAAGCACAATATCGACCGAGCGCTTGCTGCAATTCTCAGCCTCAACACCATTGCCCATACCGTAGGAGCTGCCGGAGTCGGTGCGCAGGCCAGTCACGTTTTTGGTGAAGCCTATTTTGGTGTGATATCCGCAGTGCTCACGCTTCTGATTCTAGTGATTTCGGAAATTATCCCTAAAACCCTTGGTGCCGGACATTGGCAACGGCTGGCCCCACTTTGCGGCCGAATTCTTGAAATTGTGGAATGGACAATGCTTCCGCTGGTAATTCTTTCGCAAGGAATTACGCGTTTGTTTTCCCGCGAACCCGGGCACCACCAAGTGAGCCGCGACGAAATCGCCGCACTGGCCTGGGCTGGAGAAAATCAAGGCGTACTCATTCCGCAGGAAGCGGCTGTTATTCGAAGTATATTGCAGGTTCGAAACCTTACAGCTAAAGATATTATGACACCGCGAACCGTTATCGCCTCATTGGATGAGTCCTTGACAGTGAACCAAGCCCTGCAAAACACCTTGGTGCTGCGGTTTTCACGGATTCCCATTTACAAAGAAACGCCCGATAAGATTTATGCTTTTGTGCGCAAAGATGAGATTCTGGCTAATGCTGCACGGGGTGAGGGAGGGTCTTTGATAAAAAATTTACAGCGTCCCTTACTAACGGTTTTAGAAAATACACCACTGCTCACGTTGGTGCGCGACATGACTGTCAATCACTATTCACTCACCCTGGTGGTAACCGAATATGGAGATGTGCTGGGCTTGCTGACCATCGAAGATTTAGTGGAGACAATGCTCGGCCTCGAAATCGTCGACGAAACAGACAGTCACCCCGACATGCAAAAACTCGCCAGAAAACTTTGGGAAAAACGCTCTAAACAAGTTGGAATGTAA
- a CDS encoding ribosomal protein S18 acetylase RimI-like enzyme produces MPQITALGLCVWVDTYAIHGVRRDIANEVLKKFTLQNLSNCLEQYHVFVVAQQAHVLAYCCVTRQAPIEIETLYVLPKFQRQGIGSRLLNFIIAEFGAVFLSCWEGNSRAISFYRSYGFNQDGISSYEFEGQCYKNLVFKYTI; encoded by the coding sequence GTGCCACAGATCACCGCATTGGGACTTTGCGTTTGGGTCGATACATACGCAATCCACGGGGTGCGCAGAGATATAGCAAATGAGGTTCTCAAAAAATTTACGCTGCAGAACCTTAGTAATTGTTTAGAGCAATACCATGTGTTTGTAGTGGCACAGCAAGCGCATGTGCTGGCCTACTGTTGTGTTACACGGCAGGCGCCAATCGAAATCGAAACCTTGTACGTACTGCCAAAATTTCAGCGCCAGGGCATAGGTTCAAGATTATTGAATTTTATTATTGCAGAATTTGGTGCTGTGTTTTTAAGTTGTTGGGAAGGTAACAGCCGCGCAATTAGCTTCTACCGCAGCTACGGTTTTAATCAAGATGGTATTTCATCGTACGAGTTTGAAGGGCAATGTTATAAAAATCTCGTGTTTAAATACACGATATAA
- a CDS encoding ChrR-like protein with cupin domain codes for MSKSTSTYCNFLKPECHGRWQAIAGFEGQIEELTLAIDTETGDYTRLTRFRAGANTEAVGSKSHDYPEEIFIVQGRLYDEAFDCWLEAGHYASRPPGELHGPFIADEDCVVLEISYPSQAR; via the coding sequence ATGTCAAAATCGACGAGCACCTACTGCAATTTCCTTAAGCCTGAATGTCACGGACGTTGGCAAGCCATTGCGGGCTTTGAAGGTCAGATTGAGGAGCTTACCCTGGCGATCGATACCGAAACGGGGGACTACACGCGCCTCACACGCTTTCGAGCGGGAGCCAACACCGAAGCTGTCGGGAGTAAAAGTCACGACTATCCCGAAGAAATTTTTATTGTGCAGGGGCGACTGTACGATGAGGCGTTCGACTGCTGGTTGGAAGCCGGCCATTACGCCTCCAGGCCACCGGGCGAGCTGCACGGTCCATTTATTGCCGATGAGGATTGTGTCGTGTTGGAAATATCCTATCCCAGTCAGGCGCGGTAA
- a CDS encoding ATP-dependent DNA helicase Rep, whose translation MNKLNPRQNEAVKYIDGPCLVLAGAGSGKTSVITRKIAYLIQECDIPARHIAAVTFTNKAAREMKERVGKLVRGKASHGLTVSTFHNLGLNIIRRELKHLGYKSGFSIFDAEDARALLKEIMLKDGDLDTDLVDSVQHQISNWKSGLVEPPQAIELAQSAGEQVLARVYERYNKALHAYNAVDFDDLIRLPSQLFANNEEVLSRWRQKIRYLLVDEYQDTNSSQYQMVKQLIGHRGALTVVGDDDQSIYAWRGARPENLSLLKQDFPNLQVIKLEQNYRSTARILKVANELISNNPHEFDKTLWSDLGMGEPLRLIRCSTEETEAERVATEILTQRLRRQCKFRDFAVLYRGNHQARLIELKLQHHQIPYNISGGTSFFARAEIKDIMAYLRMLINPADDNAFLRVINTPRRQIGTGTLEALGRYATDREVSLLDACDELGLQTVIPKKGLENLREFCSWLIRVRQNCHTNDPIAAIKEMINDVNYEGWLYQNASSPKVAEKRMENVWTLVDSIRNTLERIEDDELSGEERVNTAISRLVLQDLLDRQEEEDLTDRVQLLTLHASKGLEFPHVYLIGMEEELLPHRTSIEENNIEEERRLTYVGITRAQKTLTMTLAATRKQFGEKAATDPSRFLEELPDEDVEREGFVPVTKEENDKKGAEAMASIRGMFDISE comes from the coding sequence GTGAACAAACTCAACCCCCGCCAAAATGAAGCCGTCAAGTATATCGACGGCCCCTGTCTGGTACTGGCTGGCGCCGGTAGCGGTAAAACCAGCGTGATTACCCGCAAAATCGCCTATTTGATTCAGGAATGCGACATACCAGCACGGCATATCGCGGCGGTCACCTTCACCAATAAGGCCGCTCGGGAAATGAAAGAACGCGTCGGCAAGCTGGTGCGCGGGAAAGCCTCACACGGGCTGACGGTTTCCACCTTCCACAATCTCGGCCTCAATATAATTCGCCGCGAACTTAAACACCTGGGTTACAAATCCGGATTTTCGATTTTCGATGCCGAAGACGCACGAGCGCTGTTAAAAGAAATTATGCTCAAAGATGGGGATTTGGACACCGACCTGGTGGATTCCGTACAACATCAAATTTCCAACTGGAAAAGCGGCCTGGTTGAACCCCCGCAAGCCATTGAACTGGCCCAAAGCGCCGGGGAACAAGTGCTAGCGCGGGTGTATGAACGCTATAACAAGGCATTGCACGCCTACAACGCGGTAGATTTCGACGACTTGATCCGCTTGCCTTCACAGTTGTTCGCCAACAACGAAGAGGTGTTATCGCGCTGGCGTCAGAAAATTCGCTACTTGTTGGTGGATGAATATCAGGATACCAACTCCAGCCAATACCAGATGGTGAAGCAGCTTATCGGGCATCGTGGTGCACTCACAGTGGTTGGGGACGACGACCAATCCATCTACGCCTGGCGCGGCGCCCGACCGGAAAATTTGAGCCTCTTGAAGCAGGATTTTCCCAACCTCCAAGTGATCAAACTGGAGCAGAATTACCGCTCCACAGCGCGCATTCTGAAAGTTGCCAACGAACTCATTAGCAACAACCCCCACGAATTCGATAAGACCCTGTGGAGCGACCTGGGCATGGGCGAGCCACTGCGCTTAATTCGCTGCTCCACAGAGGAAACGGAAGCAGAGCGCGTCGCCACGGAAATTCTTACTCAGCGCCTGCGACGCCAGTGCAAATTCCGCGATTTCGCGGTGCTCTACCGCGGTAATCATCAGGCTCGCCTGATTGAATTGAAACTGCAACACCACCAGATACCCTACAACATTAGTGGAGGCACCAGCTTTTTCGCGCGCGCCGAAATCAAAGATATTATGGCTTACCTGCGCATGCTCATTAACCCTGCAGATGACAATGCCTTTCTGCGGGTGATCAACACCCCAAGGCGCCAGATCGGCACCGGCACCTTGGAAGCTTTAGGGCGCTATGCCACCGACCGAGAAGTCAGCTTGCTGGACGCCTGTGATGAACTTGGGTTGCAAACAGTGATTCCCAAGAAAGGGCTCGAAAACCTGCGCGAATTCTGCAGCTGGCTGATTCGCGTACGGCAAAACTGCCACACCAACGACCCGATTGCAGCGATCAAGGAAATGATCAACGACGTAAATTACGAGGGCTGGCTCTACCAAAACGCCAGTTCCCCAAAGGTTGCTGAAAAACGCATGGAAAATGTATGGACCCTGGTGGATTCCATACGCAATACCCTGGAACGCATCGAAGACGATGAGCTCAGCGGCGAAGAACGCGTAAATACCGCAATCTCACGGCTGGTATTACAGGATTTGCTGGATCGCCAGGAGGAGGAAGACCTCACCGACCGAGTGCAACTGCTCACCCTACACGCCTCGAAAGGCTTGGAATTCCCCCATGTTTACCTGATTGGTATGGAAGAGGAACTGTTGCCGCACCGCACCAGCATCGAAGAAAACAACATTGAAGAAGAACGCCGCCTTACTTATGTTGGTATCACCCGTGCTCAGAAAACACTCACCATGACCCTGGCAGCCACACGTAAACAATTCGGTGAAAAGGCCGCAACCGATCCCAGCCGTTTTCTCGAAGAACTACCCGATGAAGATGTTGAACGAGAGGGTTTTGTGCCGGTCACTAAAGAAGAGAATGACAAGAAAGGCGCTGAGGCTATGGCTTCTATTCGGGGAATGTTCGATATAAGCGAATAA